The following are from one region of the Geoalkalibacter subterraneus genome:
- the secY gene encoding preprotein translocase subunit SecY, which translates to MISSLRNIFSIPELRRRILFTLGVLVVYRIGCHIPTPGVDSQVLAGFFQGTEGTLLGLVSAFTGGALERMTVFALGIMPYISASIILQLLTVVFEPIEKLSKEGEAGKKKITQYTRYGTIVLSIIQGAGIAVGLQTMRGPAGEMVVPNPGMGFILLTIITLTAGTAFIMWLGEQITERGIGNGISLIIFAGIVATIPSAIVNTMRLTSTGALSPFGLIAIGALMIAVVWAIIFMERGQRRVPIHYARRVVGMRNQGGQSSHLPLKVNMSGVIPPIFASSIIMFPATVANLVDVPWVQKVASYMTPDHIIYNVFYVAFIIFFCYFYTAVTFNPVDVADNVKKQGGYIPGIRPGKETAEYLDTVLTRLTFAGALYVSAVCVLPTILIGQFNVPFFFGGTSLLIVVGVGLDTAAQIEAHLVSRSYEGFMRGVTLKGRRG; encoded by the coding sequence TTGATCTCGAGCCTGAGAAATATATTCAGTATCCCCGAACTTCGCCGGCGCATACTTTTTACGCTAGGTGTCCTGGTGGTTTACCGTATCGGTTGTCATATTCCGACTCCCGGTGTCGACAGCCAGGTTCTGGCCGGTTTTTTTCAAGGAACCGAGGGGACTCTTCTCGGGCTGGTCAGTGCTTTTACCGGTGGCGCCCTGGAGCGCATGACGGTTTTTGCTCTTGGGATCATGCCCTACATCAGTGCCTCCATTATTCTGCAGCTTCTCACGGTTGTTTTTGAGCCAATCGAGAAGCTTTCCAAGGAGGGTGAGGCCGGGAAGAAGAAGATTACCCAGTATACGCGGTACGGGACTATTGTTCTGTCGATCATTCAAGGTGCCGGTATCGCTGTCGGTCTTCAGACAATGCGGGGGCCCGCCGGAGAGATGGTGGTTCCCAACCCTGGTATGGGATTTATTCTTCTCACCATCATTACCCTGACTGCCGGTACCGCATTTATCATGTGGCTGGGAGAGCAGATCACCGAGCGTGGAATCGGCAACGGGATCTCTCTTATTATCTTCGCCGGAATTGTGGCGACGATTCCTTCTGCCATTGTTAATACCATGCGCTTGACCAGCACCGGTGCTCTTTCGCCTTTCGGGCTTATTGCTATCGGCGCCTTGATGATTGCGGTTGTCTGGGCAATCATTTTTATGGAGCGGGGACAGAGGAGAGTTCCCATCCACTATGCCCGTCGTGTTGTCGGCATGCGCAACCAGGGGGGGCAGAGCAGCCACCTCCCCCTCAAAGTGAATATGAGCGGTGTAATCCCTCCGATTTTCGCCAGCTCGATCATCATGTTTCCTGCGACGGTCGCTAATCTTGTGGATGTGCCCTGGGTGCAGAAAGTCGCATCCTACATGACGCCGGACCACATTATTTACAATGTTTTTTATGTTGCTTTTATCATTTTCTTCTGTTATTTCTACACGGCTGTTACCTTCAACCCTGTCGATGTGGCCGATAACGTAAAAAAACAGGGCGGCTACATTCCTGGTATCAGGCCGGGCAAGGAAACGGCGGAGTATCTCGATACCGTGCTGACCCGTTTAACATTTGCGGGCGCCCTCTATGTCTCCGCTGTCTGCGTTCTTCCGACAATTCTTATCGGGCAATTCAATGTTCCCTTCTTTTTCGGTGGAACTTCCTTGCTGATTGTCGTCGGTGTCGGGCTTGACACCGCTGCACAAATTGAAGCTCATCTTGTCAGTCGTTCTTATGAAGGGTTTATGCGTGGCGTAACCCTTAAGGGTCGGCGCGGCTAG
- the rplO gene encoding 50S ribosomal protein L15 — protein sequence MNLSELRPAAGSRKDRKRIGRGAGSGLGKTSGKGHKGQNARSGGGVKAGFEGGQMPLQRRLPKRGFTPLTKKVYSLVNLRQLENFESGSTVDAEALIAAGMIKAVADEIKILGDGELTKSLTVQAHKFTKSAEEKIVAAGGKAEVI from the coding sequence ATGAACTTGAGTGAATTGCGGCCCGCTGCGGGCTCTAGAAAAGATCGCAAGAGGATCGGGCGCGGTGCCGGTTCCGGACTCGGTAAAACTTCCGGCAAGGGGCATAAGGGGCAGAATGCGCGTTCCGGCGGCGGTGTGAAAGCTGGGTTTGAAGGTGGTCAGATGCCTTTACAGCGCCGTCTCCCCAAGCGCGGATTCACCCCCCTGACCAAGAAGGTGTATTCGCTTGTGAATCTGCGTCAGCTGGAAAACTTCGAATCCGGAAGCACCGTCGATGCCGAAGCTCTCATCGCTGCTGGCATGATTAAGGCGGTGGCCGATGAAATCAAGATTCTTGGCGACGGTGAGTTGACCAAATCATTAACCGTCCAGGCACATAAATTCACCAAGTCGGCCGAGGAAAAAATTGTTGCGGCCGGCGGTAAAGCCGAGGTGATTTAA
- the rpmD gene encoding 50S ribosomal protein L30 — translation MGGELRITLKKSAIGRDKYFSKVLCGLGLRRLNQTVTRRDCPEIRGMINKISHMVVVEE, via the coding sequence ATGGGTGGCGAACTGAGAATCACATTGAAGAAAAGCGCTATCGGGCGCGATAAGTATTTCAGTAAGGTTCTTTGCGGACTTGGTCTGCGGCGTCTCAATCAGACTGTTACGCGGCGTGATTGTCCGGAGATCCGTGGCATGATCAACAAAATCTCCCACATGGTTGTGGTCGAGGAATAG
- the rpsE gene encoding 30S ribosomal protein S5 gives MQRNDLNESNLTDRVIHINRNAKVVKGGRRFSFSALVVVGDGQGGVGVGLGKAKEVPEAIRKGVEKAKKDMVKVPLVEGTIPFDVLGKFGAGKVLLKPASAGTGVIAGGAARAILEAAGVENVLSKCLGSNNPHNVVKATINALTQLKSAETILARRGVGAQDNA, from the coding sequence TTGCAGCGCAATGATCTGAATGAATCGAATCTTACTGATCGCGTGATCCATATTAACCGTAACGCCAAGGTCGTTAAGGGCGGCCGCCGTTTCAGTTTCTCGGCCCTTGTTGTGGTGGGAGACGGACAGGGCGGTGTTGGTGTCGGTCTTGGGAAAGCAAAAGAAGTCCCTGAGGCTATTCGCAAAGGCGTTGAAAAGGCCAAAAAGGACATGGTCAAGGTGCCGCTGGTTGAAGGTACCATTCCTTTCGATGTCCTTGGCAAATTCGGCGCAGGCAAGGTACTGCTCAAGCCTGCTTCAGCCGGTACCGGTGTGATTGCCGGGGGTGCAGCCCGTGCCATTCTTGAGGCTGCCGGTGTTGAGAACGTGTTGTCGAAGTGCCTCGGTTCTAATAACCCGCACAACGTTGTAAAGGCCACGATCAATGCGCTGACTCAGCTCAAGAGCGCAGAAACTATTCTGGCCCGCCGCGGAGTCGGTGCGCAGGACAACGCCTGA